In Siniperca chuatsi isolate FFG_IHB_CAS linkage group LG16, ASM2008510v1, whole genome shotgun sequence, the following proteins share a genomic window:
- the LOC122863557 gene encoding heterogeneous nuclear ribonucleoprotein Q isoform X2: MMSGDMATDHVNGNGTEEPMDTTAAVTQSEHFPALLEAGLPQKVAEKLDELYVAGLVAHSDLDERAIEALKEFNEEGALQVLVQFKESDLSHVQNKSAFLCGVMKTYRQREKQGTKVSDSTKGPDEAKIKELLDRTNYTLDVTTGQRKYGGPPPESVYSGAQPNVGTEIFVGKIPRDLFEDELVPLFEKAGPIWDLRLMMDPLSGLNRGYAFVTFCTKEAAQEAVKLCNNHEIRPGKHIGVCISVANNRLFVGSIPKSKTKEQIVEEFAKVTEGLSDVILYHQPDDKKKNRGFCFLEYEDHKTAAQARRRLMSGKVKVWGNVVTVEWADPIEDPDPEVMAKVKVLFVRNLANGVTEEILETSFSQFGKLERVKKLKDYAFIHFEERDGAVKALEEMNGKELEGEPIEIVFAKPPDQKRKERKAQRQAAKTQMYDDYYYYPPPPHMPPPVRGRGRGGNRGGYSYPPDYYGYDDYYDYYGYDYHNYRGGYDDPYYGYDDFQAPARGRGGNRGARGGASPARGRGGAGAPRGRANFSQRGGPGPGRGGRGARGGVQPRGRGGQGKGVEAGPDVSL; the protein is encoded by the exons ATG ATGTCTGGAGACATGGCCACAGATCATGTAAACGGGAACGGCACGGAGGAACCGATGGACACTACGGCGGCGGTGACCCAGTCTGAACACTTCCCAGCTCTACTGGAAGCTGGTTTACCTCAGAAAGTTGCCGAGAAGCTAGATGAACTTTACGTAGCAG GCCTAGTAGCACACAGCGACCTAGACGAAAGGGCTATTGAAGCTTTGAAAGAATTCAATGAGGAGGGAGCCCTGCAAGTGCTGGTCCAGTTCAAAGAAAGTGATCTGTCACACGTGCAA AACAAAAGTGCCTTTCTCTGTGGGGTAATGAAGACCTACAGGCAGAGGGAGAAACAAGGGACTAAAGTTTCAGATTCCACTAAAGGACCAGATGAGGCTAAAATCAAAGAACTCCTGGACAGAACCAACTACACACTTGACGTAACAACAGGCCAGCGAAAGTATGGCGGGCCCCCGCCTGAGTCGGTGTACTCAGGGGCCCAACCCAATGTTGGAACAGAG ATATTTGTCGGGAAGATTCCCCGTGACTTGTTTGAAGATGAGCTGGTTCCTCTCTTTGAGAAGGCTGGGCCTATCTGGGACCTCAGGCTAATGATGGACCCACTGAGTGGCCTAAACAGGGGCTACGCCTTTGTCACGTTCTGCACTAAAGAAGCGGCCCAGGAGGCGGTGAAACTG tgtaataatCATGAGATTCGCCCTGGCAAGCACATTGGGGTGTGTATATCTGTCGCCAACAACAGGCTATTTGTTGGCTCCATTCCCAAGAGTAAAACAAAGGAACAGATTGTTGAAGAGTTTGCTAAAGTCACAG AGGGCCTCAGTGACGTCATACTGTACCATCAACCCGATGACAAAAAGAAGAACCGAGGCTTCTGCTTTTTGGAGTATGAAGACCACAAAACGGCTGCTCAGGCTCGCCGCCGGTTAATGAGCGGCAAGGTGAAGGTCTGGGGCAACGTGGTGACGGTGGAGTGGGCCGATCCCATCGAAGACCCTGACCCAGAGGTCATGGCCAAG GTGAAGGTTTTATTTGTGAGAAACCTTGCCAATGGTGTCACGGAGGAGATCCTGGAGACGTCCTTTAGTCAGTTTGGAAAACTGGAGCGAGTTAAGAAGCTCAAAGACTACGCTTTCATTCACTTTGAAGAGAGGGATGGTGCAGTGAAG GCATTGGAGGAAATGAATGGGAAGGAGCTGGAGGGAGAGCCGATTGAGATTGTTTTTGCCAAGCCACCAGATCAGAAAAGGAAGGAGCGCAAAGCACAGAGACAAGCAGCCAAAACGCAAAT GTATGATGACTATTACTACTACCCTCCCCCTCCCCACATGCCTCCTCCTGTCAGAGGCCGGGGCCGAGGCGGCAACCGGGGCGGCTATTCTTACCCCCCTGACTACTATGGTTATGATGACTACTACGACTACTACGGCTATGACTATCACAACTACCGCGGCGGCTACGATGACCCCTACTACGGGTACGACGACTTCCAGGCCCCAGCCCGAGGGCGGGGTGGCAACAGGGGCGCCCGGGGTGGAGCCTCTCCAGCCAGAGGACGTGGTGGCGCCGGGGCACCCAGGGGCAGGGCCAACTTCTCCCAGCGTGGCGGGCCCGGACCAGGCCGCGGCGGACGGGGCGCAAGAGGAGGCGTACAGCCGAGAGGGCGAGGAGGG CAGGGAAAAGGGGTCGAGGCCGGTCCTGATGTGTCGCTATGA
- the LOC122863557 gene encoding heterogeneous nuclear ribonucleoprotein Q isoform X1: protein MMSGDMATDHVNGNGTEEPMDTTAAVTQSEHFPALLEAGLPQKVAEKLDELYVAGLVAHSDLDERAIEALKEFNEEGALQVLVQFKESDLSHVQNKSAFLCGVMKTYRQREKQGTKVSDSTKGPDEAKIKELLDRTNYTLDVTTGQRKYGGPPPESVYSGAQPNVGTEIFVGKIPRDLFEDELVPLFEKAGPIWDLRLMMDPLSGLNRGYAFVTFCTKEAAQEAVKLCNNHEIRPGKHIGVCISVANNRLFVGSIPKSKTKEQIVEEFAKVTEGLSDVILYHQPDDKKKNRGFCFLEYEDHKTAAQARRRLMSGKVKVWGNVVTVEWADPIEDPDPEVMAKVKVLFVRNLANGVTEEILETSFSQFGKLERVKKLKDYAFIHFEERDGAVKALEEMNGKELEGEPIEIVFAKPPDQKRKERKAQRQAAKTQMYDDYYYYPPPPHMPPPVRGRGRGGNRGGYSYPPDYYGYDDYYDYYGYDYHNYRGGYDDPYYGYDDFQAPARGRGGNRGARGGASPARGRGGAGAPRGRANFSQRGGPGPGRGGRGARGGVQPRGRGGVRGARGGRGGNVGGKRKADGYNQPDSKRRQTNNQNWGSQPIAQQPLQGGDHSGNYSGYKSDNQEFYQDSFGQQWK, encoded by the exons ATG ATGTCTGGAGACATGGCCACAGATCATGTAAACGGGAACGGCACGGAGGAACCGATGGACACTACGGCGGCGGTGACCCAGTCTGAACACTTCCCAGCTCTACTGGAAGCTGGTTTACCTCAGAAAGTTGCCGAGAAGCTAGATGAACTTTACGTAGCAG GCCTAGTAGCACACAGCGACCTAGACGAAAGGGCTATTGAAGCTTTGAAAGAATTCAATGAGGAGGGAGCCCTGCAAGTGCTGGTCCAGTTCAAAGAAAGTGATCTGTCACACGTGCAA AACAAAAGTGCCTTTCTCTGTGGGGTAATGAAGACCTACAGGCAGAGGGAGAAACAAGGGACTAAAGTTTCAGATTCCACTAAAGGACCAGATGAGGCTAAAATCAAAGAACTCCTGGACAGAACCAACTACACACTTGACGTAACAACAGGCCAGCGAAAGTATGGCGGGCCCCCGCCTGAGTCGGTGTACTCAGGGGCCCAACCCAATGTTGGAACAGAG ATATTTGTCGGGAAGATTCCCCGTGACTTGTTTGAAGATGAGCTGGTTCCTCTCTTTGAGAAGGCTGGGCCTATCTGGGACCTCAGGCTAATGATGGACCCACTGAGTGGCCTAAACAGGGGCTACGCCTTTGTCACGTTCTGCACTAAAGAAGCGGCCCAGGAGGCGGTGAAACTG tgtaataatCATGAGATTCGCCCTGGCAAGCACATTGGGGTGTGTATATCTGTCGCCAACAACAGGCTATTTGTTGGCTCCATTCCCAAGAGTAAAACAAAGGAACAGATTGTTGAAGAGTTTGCTAAAGTCACAG AGGGCCTCAGTGACGTCATACTGTACCATCAACCCGATGACAAAAAGAAGAACCGAGGCTTCTGCTTTTTGGAGTATGAAGACCACAAAACGGCTGCTCAGGCTCGCCGCCGGTTAATGAGCGGCAAGGTGAAGGTCTGGGGCAACGTGGTGACGGTGGAGTGGGCCGATCCCATCGAAGACCCTGACCCAGAGGTCATGGCCAAG GTGAAGGTTTTATTTGTGAGAAACCTTGCCAATGGTGTCACGGAGGAGATCCTGGAGACGTCCTTTAGTCAGTTTGGAAAACTGGAGCGAGTTAAGAAGCTCAAAGACTACGCTTTCATTCACTTTGAAGAGAGGGATGGTGCAGTGAAG GCATTGGAGGAAATGAATGGGAAGGAGCTGGAGGGAGAGCCGATTGAGATTGTTTTTGCCAAGCCACCAGATCAGAAAAGGAAGGAGCGCAAAGCACAGAGACAAGCAGCCAAAACGCAAAT GTATGATGACTATTACTACTACCCTCCCCCTCCCCACATGCCTCCTCCTGTCAGAGGCCGGGGCCGAGGCGGCAACCGGGGCGGCTATTCTTACCCCCCTGACTACTATGGTTATGATGACTACTACGACTACTACGGCTATGACTATCACAACTACCGCGGCGGCTACGATGACCCCTACTACGGGTACGACGACTTCCAGGCCCCAGCCCGAGGGCGGGGTGGCAACAGGGGCGCCCGGGGTGGAGCCTCTCCAGCCAGAGGACGTGGTGGCGCCGGGGCACCCAGGGGCAGGGCCAACTTCTCCCAGCGTGGCGGGCCCGGACCAGGCCGCGGCGGACGGGGCGCAAGAGGAGGCGTACAGCCGAGAGGGCGAGGAGGGGTACGTGGTGCTCGGGGTGGCCGCGGTGGAAATGTAGGAGGAAAGCGCAAAGCTGATGGGTACAACCAGCCAGATTCCAAGCGTCGCCAGACCAATAATCAGAACTGGGGCTCTCAACCTATTGCTCAGCAACCGCTCCAAGGTGGTGATCATTCTGGTAACTATTCCGGTTACAAATCCGACAACCAGGAATTTTATCAGGATTCTTTTGGGCAACAGTGGAAGTAA